The nucleotide sequence CCTGTTCACAATACTCCATAATGTGCTTTGCAGCTCCTTAGTAAGTTAGGATAGATGGATATACCAAGAGAAATAAGTGATACTCAATAAGCATTGGCAACCAGGTCACCAGGAGagggagtaaatagcataaaactactactttacaggctaggatttcaaaaaactaccggtttttaatttttctcagataactaccaaatgagtggtcggctgtttcaaaaaaccctaaATGCACGTTGTTAAAAAATTAAACCTGTTTATGACAAGTCGGGCCCGCACCTAAATGACCCGTCTCTTTGACTGTGTGTTTGACTGTTAACTGGCATGTGGGGCTCACATGTCAGTGTCTCTTTCATCAATTTTTTACAGAATAACCCCTCCAAATATTTTAAAAAGCAATATGGTCCCTATAATAATAtttaaaaagcaatcgggtccttggAGTCGTTGTCGCCGGGCTGCCATGGCGCTCCGCCTGGGGTCAGTGCCGCGCCGCCTGGGGTCACTGCCGCGCGGCCATGGCGCCCCATGGAGtctccgccgcgccgccatggTGCGCCGCCTGGTGTCGCCGCGCCACGCCGCCATGGCGCTTGCCTGGTgtcgacgcgccgcgccgcgccgccatggCGCTTCCGCCTGGTGTCGCCCCGCCGCGCTGCCGTGGGTCGCCGCCTGGGGCCGCCCTTTCTGCCACGGCGGttcgcccgccgtcgccgccgcgccatCATTGGGCGACACGCCTGGAGGAGCCGCCGCCCGCCAGGGGTGACTGCCTCGCATCTTCGGCAGGCGCCACCAGCACGAGGCGGCCGCTAGCCCGGCGGTGGGCATAGAGAGGTCGGGTGAGAAGGAGGTGGGCCGGAGGAATGGCCGGCGTTGAGCCCCAGTGCTCGCCGGCGGCGGGTGGGCGGGCGACGGAGGGAGCAGTTCCCCCATTGATCTGGTCCTCGTCCTCCACCCATTCGCCTGGGGGGCTTTTTCAACAAATCTCTTTTATTATTTGCTCcatggctgacatgtgggccctagatCTCAGTTAACGGTCAAATAATCggtcaaacaaacggttcgtttaggGGTGGGCCTGACTTGTCAGAAAGCGGATCAATTCTAAATCACATGGTCTTTAGGGTTTTATGAAACGGCCGACCACTcatttggtagttatctgagaaaaaataaaatccggtagttttttgaaaccctagcctgtaaagtagtagttttatgctatttactccagGAGAGGAGACTACCTGACATTGCTAGCACAATTAGCATATAACTGAACTAAGGTGCGGAAGACATGGCGATCAACTCCTTGGCAACAGAGGGGCAGGTTGTGCTTAGATGCTCGAAGCCGTCGCTGGCCATGGCTGCCCTCAGATTTGCCGGAGAGCTGAGAAAATGGATGCATGCAGTCTTGAGCCCGGGGCAGCCGTGCAGTTCAGCCAGTGCCAGGATGTTCACCACCGTGCCTACATTGATGTGCTTGCACAACTTGTCTTCACAAACCAACTTCATCCTCTCCATGTTATACGTGTCCGCCGTGACAAGCAGGTGCTGGCACATGGCGTCTTCCTCTTCTTTTCCCATCTCCGGCAGCGAATCCGTGTAGACGAAGCAGAGCAGAGCCTTGAACACCTGCGCCTCCATGCCATCTATGCGGACCAGATCGTTGGCGCTACCCTCCTTCATCGAGCCAAAGAGCTCCGCGCTGAACACCGGCGACCGTGCCGCGAGCACGCAGCGGTGCACCGGGAATGTCTCGCCACCAGCCTCGAACACGACGTCCGCGCCGCTTCCGGCGAGGAAGAGGCCGCTGAGGTGCTGCTTCAGGTCGGACGGGGGAACGTCGACGAACTTTGGAGCTGCTTCTTGGGCAGTCCCCTCGATGCGGACCCTCTTGAGGACGGCGAGGTCGCACCTGATGGTGAACGAATCACCCTTGAGATGCTTCGATTTCTCCAACGCATTCCATTGCACGAACTTTGGGTACCCCCAAGAGCCCTGGCTGGCGAAACTCTGTGCACCTGCTGAAGTCACCGCCGCCGGCTTGGCCTTCTTGAGGAAGAAGAGCCCTCGCTTCTCCGCCTTGAAACCAAACTGGAACCGCGCCATCACTTCCTTGTCCACATTCTCGTCGAGGTAGAGGTAGACGGACACGTGGCCCACGCTCTCCGCCTGGTTGCCGTTGGGGTAGTAGAGGATTCTCCAGCGATGGCCTCCGACGGTGAAAGGGCCGGAAATGAGGCCCTGGCCGCTGGGGATGGCCTTG is from Triticum aestivum cultivar Chinese Spring chromosome 1B, IWGSC CS RefSeq v2.1, whole genome shotgun sequence and encodes:
- the LOC123078255 gene encoding BTB/POZ and MATH domain-containing protein 1-like, which translates into the protein MPPTASASASAIVAETASGYHHLKIRGYSSLKAIPSGQGLISGPFTVGGHRWRILYYPNGNQAESVGHVSVYLYLDENVDKEVMARFQFGFKAEKRGLFFLKKAKPAAVTSAGAQSFASQGSWGYPKFVQWNALEKSKHLKGDSFTIRCDLAVLKRVRIEGTAQEAAPKFVDVPPSDLKQHLSGLFLAGSGADVVFEAGGETFPVHRCVLAARSPVFSAELFGSMKEGSANDLVRIDGMEAQVFKALLCFVYTDSLPEMGKEEEDAMCQHLLVTADTYNMERMKLVCEDKLCKHINVGTVVNILALAELHGCPGLKTACIHFLSSPANLRAAMASDGFEHLSTTCPSVAKELIAMSSAP